The following coding sequences are from one Musa acuminata AAA Group cultivar baxijiao chromosome BXJ2-4, Cavendish_Baxijiao_AAA, whole genome shotgun sequence window:
- the LOC135609592 gene encoding large ribosomal subunit protein uL30y-like: MSTEEAKAVIPESVLKKRKREEQWALAKKQEADAKKKKARENRKVIFARAEQYAKEYDSQEKELIRLKREARMKGGFYVSPEAKLLFIIRIRGINAMHPKTRKILQLLRLRQIFNGVFLKVNKATMNMLQRVEPYVTYGYPNLKSVRELIYKRGYGKLNKQRIPLTDNSIIEQGLGKYGIICIEDLVHEIMTVGPHFKEANNFLWPFKLKAPLGGLKKKRRHYVEGGDAGNREDYINELIRRMN; this comes from the exons atgtcgacggaggaAGCGAAAGCGGTGATCCCCGAGTCGGTGTTGAAGAAGCGGAAGAGGGAAGAGCAGTGGGCGCTTGCGAAGAAGCAGGAGGCCgacgcgaagaagaagaaggcgcgcGAGAATCGGAAGGTAATCTTCGCCAGGGCTGAGCAGTACGCCAAGGAGTATGACTCGCAG GAGAAGGAACTGATCCGATTGAAGAGGGAGGCGAGGATGAAGGGTGGCTTCTATGTTAGCCCCGAGGCCAAGCTTCTGTTCATCATCCGCATCCGAGG TATCAACGCCATGCACCCTAAGACACGAAAGATCTTGCAGCTCCTTCGACTCAGACAG ATATTCAATGGTGTATTTCTGAAAGTTAACAAGGCCACGATGAACATGTTGCAAAGGGTGGAACCTTACGTGACATACGG GTACCCGAATCTCAAGAGTGTTAGAGAGTTGATTTATAAGAGGGGATACGGAAAGTTGAACAAGCAAAGAATTCCTTTGACAGACAATTCAATTATCGAGCAG GGTTTGGGGAAATATGGTATTATCTGTATTGAGGATCTTGTCCATGAAATTATGACTGTTGGCCCACACTTTAAGGAGGCAAACAATTTTCTGTGGCCATTCAAGTTGAAGGCACCACTGGGTGGactgaagaagaagagaaggcactATGTTGAGGGAGGAGATGCCGGAAACCGTGAGGATTACATCAATGAGCTTATCAGAAGGATGAACTGA